TGGGCCTGCGGAGGGTCTGCAGGACCATGGCGGAACAGGAGACGTTGAGGATCAGGGGGATGAGGAACCCCACAGTCTCAATAAAGATGACCACCTTGGACAGGTAGTCCTTCCATTCACTACTTGAGAAGTTCTCAAAACAGGAGTATTTGTTCTCGCCTTTATTGTGCTTACTTGTGGAATTGAGAAGAAAGCCAGTAGGCAAACTTCCTGCGAGCACCAGCGCCCAAATGGCACAGCAGATGATTTTGGCATTACGCTTGGTACGCAGAGTCCGGGACCTGAACGGGTGCACGATGGCCAAGAAGCGGTCCACACTGATGCAGGTGAGGAAGAGCATGCTCCCGTACATGTTAGTGTAAAAAAGGGAGACGGAGATCTTGCAGAGCATATCCCCAAAGGGCCAGTTGCGGGTAACAAAGTAGAAGATCCGTAAAGGCAGCGTGAAGACGAAGATCAGATCGGAGAATACCAGGTTCATCATGTAAGTGGTGGTCTCGTTACGTAGCTTCAGCGAGCACAAAAAGATGTACAAGGCCACCACATTGGAGATCAGTCCCAAAACAAAGACCATGCTGTATACACTGCCGTAAAGGGTGTACTTAAAGCTATCATCGATGTTACAGTTGGTGGTGTTGTTTGACATGGTAAACGGCTTGTGTTTACTTTTGTGCATTCAGTTCTTAATAGATATTCCCCAGCCAGTTTGAATTAAATTTGTAAATGGGGAACAAAAAACTGTGTGTTGAAATGCAGCTTCCTTTGGTTGATGACTTCAGTTTTAGTTGCAAGAAACAGTGGCTCCATTTATTGCGGCGATGGCATTGTTTTCTCAGTTCAGTAAGCACTTCTCCTAAAGTCTGAAAAGGTACAGCATGTTTAGGCTCTTACTCCTGTCCCCCTGCCCAGATCAGTCCTAAGGTAAACTCTGAGCTATGTATCTCTCTTCATTTATGTCTAAGAGGAATGTTTGTAAAGACCAAACCTTGTatgagaagaaaagaaaattgtcCCCCGAACGCAGATCTTGAAAGCAAAACAAGTGTAGCTGTATGTTCCCTTTTGTCGCTGTTGTGATTTAAGTTGCTGGCAGTCCCAGATCTGCACTGTGCTTCTTGTCAGCCAGTTGAACAATCTCTTATTTCCACTGAGCAGTGTTGGGCCAGCTTGAAAGGCAGTTCAGCATAAAGGCAAACAGGCAGGTCTCAATCAGTCCaaccacctgtgtgtgtgtgtgtgtgtgtgtgtgtgcgcttgctTTTTAAGAGCTTTCTCAGTACTGCAGTAACTTCAGACGTTTTCCTCCCCAGATGGTGGTGGCATTGAGGTGTTCACCCTTTCGAGTCCAAATAACTTGTAACTAGTGTTGTGATCTTACAGGAAAGCAGAGCAGGAAATGGCTcagcccactttttttttttttttttttttttttttttccctgtatgTGATAACGTGCttactgtgaaataaaacccagAGGGCTTACAAGTACTGTTAGTTAAGCAGCAAGTTGTTGTGCAGGCAAGCCCTATTTAACTCTTTGTTTACTTAAACAGCCTCTTCCAGTCACAGGTGAGTGTTTTTTGTCACCCTCCCCcagttgtttaaatgtgtgcGGGCTGAGAGGAGACACGCTATTGTAGGGGCTCATTTggtaaaacatttctaaacatttAATTATGGAGATTTAAAATCACAGTTAATGGGGTCTCCAAAGCTACTTGTATTGTCAAATGAAGAGTCATGAATGTTTCCAAAATTAGCTGGGTAAAGCAGTGGTCTcgtgttgtttgttttagattttttttcaactaCGTTTTGGATTTACCTCCCTAACTTCAAATCTTATTTTAATTGTGGAGTGGTTCttaagtactgtacattttataatttctCACACTGTAGTTAAACAAGCAtcagtgcttttttaaaagaGTATTGAATACTGGAagtcttttttaaatatcttgatAAAGTAGACAGTCGGTGTGTAAATTGCATGTTACTATGTTCTttcagtaaaaagtaataaaggGTAATGTTACTGCAAACAACCAAACGACTACAGGAAGCCAGCAAATTGTGCAGGATAAAGGAGGAACATGTATTTCAGACAAAACTGAGGTGTGAGACTGCAATGTGTGTTGTGGGCTGGAAGTTTTAAATCCCAGTCGTTTTCTGGGTAGAGTTGCTCCATATGGGGGGTGGGGTCTGATAGGTGTGATGGTCTTATACACTCAATAAACCAAGCTTTACAAAACATATGTAGTATACCATGTAGGCCTACAAAGTAGTACATGCAATTACAGCCAGCTAACTAGGTGTTCTGTATAAAACAAGTTACTGCAAATATACTTGATTGTCTAGATGATAATAGAATGTATGATTTTGGCCCTTCTACATTTGATATAActtcaacatgtttttatacacgTCCATGATTTACTAGATATGGTTCTTTTTTCATGGGATATGTAGAAATTCCACAACTGTATTTTACTGTCTGCTAGAAGAAAAGATAATAACTGAGAATAGCTGAATTGACTGTTGTA
The Polyodon spathula isolate WHYD16114869_AA chromosome 9, ASM1765450v1, whole genome shotgun sequence genome window above contains:
- the LOC121321340 gene encoding lysophosphatidic acid receptor 6-like — protein: MHKSKHKPFTMSNNTTNCNIDDSFKYTLYGSVYSMVFVLGLISNVVALYIFLCSLKLRNETTTYMMNLVFSDLIFVFTLPLRIFYFVTRNWPFGDMLCKISVSLFYTNMYGSMLFLTCISVDRFLAIVHPFRSRTLRTKRNAKIICCAIWALVLAGSLPTGFLLNSTSKHNKGENKYSCFENFSSSEWKDYLSKVVIFIETVGFLIPLILNVSCSAMVLQTLRRPRTLNRGKLNKTKILRMIMVHLFIFCFCFVPYNINLVFYALVRTQALKGCTLVAVIRTMYPVTLCIAVSNCCFDPIVYYFTSETIQNSIKRKSTSKICDTKFSEESSIQQSLRTIKAKMFQTESTV